In Cryptomeria japonica chromosome 5, Sugi_1.0, whole genome shotgun sequence, the genomic window GTTTTCTCAAATACTAGAATTTTATTTGAAATAGTTCATAGTTTATCATTTAATTGCTTTTAGATTTGATTGTGGGTATTTTTTTGCATCAACAGTTCAATGATCCATCATGAAAATGTTAGAAAATGTGTATTTAAAGTAGTTCATAATTGTGTAAACTCCTAACAGAACATCAAAATTAAAAATTCAGTAAGCTTGTAATACAAAACTGACCACTTCCATCAATTACACAAATATACAAGTGTATAAACTGATTCTTCTTACATGCTGTAACAGGATAAGATTAATGACTACTAAACCCTGAAAGCAGAGCACGCAGAGCccattccattttcattttcaggCAGCCACTGTTCAAACAtatttcaagaactcaaatcaATATTAAGCTGATGGGCAAATTCTCAATAGCTCTTATTCTTGTTTGTGCTGTTTCTGGATATGTCAGTGTGAGATTCTTTTTCGTCAATGTTTCAAATCAAatttcatgatccatcatcaggatgtaaAATGAgagccaaaaaaaaaattgataccaACCATGagaaaatttttaaaatgaatCTAAAAACAACAAAGGAACAGCAAAATATGACCTGTGTTTCATGGCTTAGTAAAAACCCAGACAGCAAAACAAACAGCCCTCTGTAATTCAATTAAATCTGTTTTATTTGAGAATCAAGGGGGACAGATTCAACAAACTTGTCCCCAAATAATTTCCACATAATGctatgaaaattgaaaaacattttcttttcaatACAATACACATATAAGCAGAAGAGGGCTATTGGGCTCTTCCTTATCTATGGTCCTATTAGCTCTTAATCTGAGAGCTTCTTCACATCAGAGCTAGAATAGATATAGACATATAAGCCTTCAAAATCAGCACAACCCATAAAACATATTTATAGGTTTTGGCTTGGCTATATATATCACATTATCAAGAATAGGAATTCAAAAACTCTACAATGCCATGGATGACCTCTTATCTGGAAATTTGATCAAAAAAACCTTGAGATCTGGCCTTGAACACCCAAAGAAAAACCCTGAGAACTTGCGATATTGACAAACATTCAGGAAGTTTTAACTATGGATCCAACACCATCTTGTGAAACTTGGCTTGTAATTGCGAGGCTtagaagaaaccctaaaagggcaCAACATCTGTCCTGCCAAAGCCTGGTGATGAGGAATCATCTGGCCAGGCATTCCTAAGGAGCTTGAGTAACATCTGTGCTTTTCTTTTGGCTCTTTCTGTGCAATCACTCTGAACAAGAAGCAACAGCTGTGTAAGAATACCAGCTTGTATAGCCTCCTTTTGTAGTGCCTCTGAAGCATTGCAGGTCACAAGCAGTGCACCAGCTGCATACTCTGTGGCCCTCCCAGAGACCTTGAGGATTATCTTTACCAAAACAGGGACAGTCAGAGCATGGCTGCAGAGAGCCTTGCAGCCTGAATCAGTTCTGCACAGCAATTCAATGGTGGCAAGAGCCCTCTCTGCTTCACATTTCTCATAATCTACAATACCTTCAATCAAAGCACTCACCGCTCCTGCTGAGACTGCTTTATCTCTGTTAGGCTTGATGAAACAGAGTGACAAAAGTGATTTGATGGCCACCTTGAGCGCCCTGGGATAGAGATTCTCCCTGAGAATTCTCACCAGGCCTTGTAAGATTCCCTCTGTGTTACCCACCACTGATCTGAGCTCATGTAGGCTGTCAGATGCAGTCAAGGATTCAATCAAATGTGCAGCATTGACTCTGACCTCCATCGATCCCCTGAGAAGCAAGAAACTCAAGTGTTCTAAAACATGGGGCTGGGCTAATGCTATTCTCTCACCATCATTGATGCTGAAGAAAGCCAGAAGACCCAATGCTTCTTCATACAATTGATCATCAGATGCCAATTGGGTATGACTATGGGCTTGTAGGCCATCTGGGTCTTTTGGGCCTGTTGGGTTTGTTGGGTCTATTGGATCTCTCATCTTTTCTCCTTCTCCTGCTGCCCCTGATACTGGTGATGTGATTATCCCTATCAACACTGCAACAATTCCCTCTTGGGCCAAGATGGCCTTATTCTTTTCACACTCCTTCCCAAGATTTCTCAAGGTCCTCAATGCATTAACCCTTGCGGAAATTGACCCTGAAGAGGAGGCAGCCTCCTGGATAACTGACCTGACCATCCTTGGATCTGCGGGTTGCTTTGGGGTGGGAATTCTCTCGATGCCCTTAGAGCTGTTGGCAACACACCATTCCTGAATGAGCCTCCTTAAGGTATGATTGGGTATGAGGGTGAAATCCTCCAAGCTCTGCATGGTGACAGGGCAAGTGGTATTCCCACTGGCCACCCACTTCTCAATGCTGGATCTGTCATAGGTCTGGCCTGTGCACAGGATGACAGGGTCCCTCATCAGGTCTAGAGATATCGGGCATCTGAAATGGTAAGGTATCTGCACTGTGATACAGTCCAGTGGGGAGACAAGCTTTGTTGTAGCCTTGTGTTTTCCCATTCATGCAAGCCAAAAAATCATTGAACCACCAAAGACCATTCAAAACATATGACAAAATTGCATGCTGTGggaatcacaacaacaacaaaaacatcatATTGCAGAGATGCTGCTCTTACTGCTCTCTGTGTGAGTCTGAGATGGGTGTTTGGCAGAAGAGCAGGACAGTGTGGTTAAGGACAGATGGGCTTCTAGAGACTGCAGACTTGTTTTGATGATGGGCCTCTTgtacaatgaatgaatgaacaaagtgagaagaatgggATTTAACATCAAATAAAACAGTGTACAATCTTAATTTGAGGAGAGcacaaacaaattttaaaaattaatattcagAATTTATGAATGAATCGGTCAAGAGGGAAGTTAGATGGTCAATGATACTCTCCTCTGTTATGCCCCTGTCCTGACACATCCCACGTGCTGTTCTATCTGGATTCCCATCAATCCTTTGACAACTTTTTCTACAGTCCAAATTTAGCTTAACATTCAATATGGACACACATTcacatatcaatcaatcaatcccaTTCCACACTTTGAACGTTAAAGTAGTGCCTTAGACTttatttatctctatttattggTGAAAATACGTATGCGAATCATCCCTGCATTTAAAATTGGTTAGTAAGGACACTATTTTGGAGGAAGATTCTCATCTACTACACAATCCAGCCAATTTTCAATGGAAAAACTAAGACCCACTTGCTATTTTAGCCTCAAACCTCAAAAGAATAGCGACCCACTTGCTAATTTAGCTTCAAGTTTCTAAAGAGTGGCTACCCACTTGCTAATTTAGCTACTATTTTCAACAGAATAGCTACCCACTTGATCCTCATTCTTCACCATAGACAATTTTTTAATTTTAGCAAACATTCTGGTGGAGGTTTGTTTAACAATTTCTAGGTAAGTAGTAGACGAGCAAAAACATGACTAATTCTCCGTGGGGTTGGCAGACATTGACAGAGCGgaattcaaaaatattaaaattcTATATATAAAAGAAATACCCCGGAACTGTCCTTGCTAGACTTGCACTTAATTCTTTGATTTTAGTACCTGCGACAAGTCTGGTAGAGGATAATCTTTTCCTTCATTTTTACtacaatcaaaatttaaattttaagtttaatcaGTTTATCCTCAGTTTATCCTCTGTCATGTAAACAAACAGCTCAGTATTTAGGTACTGGATGTttctttaaaatataaaaatatatgaaTATTTGAAGTTAATTTTATCATTGAAATTGATTTGGTTCATTAACAAGTATGGTGAGGTTACAGTTCAATATGTTAAGTATAATTAGTGAGGGTGGTGGTATGTGATATAGAAGTCATCGACCAAGGTTCAAATTGTAGGAGGCACGTTCAAGCTAGGTGCAAACCTTCGGAGTTGCATTGGAGCTAGGCGACTTGTGGTTTAGATGTATGCTTACTCAAATTGTTGTAATCTACTATATATAGGTAGAAATGTCGACATGTATGTACAATGACTTGTTTCCATccaaaaaaagaagataaaaaattAGATTTAATTTATTGAGAATAATGTTTATTAATTTATGATGGTTTAGATGTATGCTTACTCAAATTGTTGTAATCCGCTATATAAAGACAAGATGCCAACATCTATGTATGCCTACttgtttgaataaaaaaaaaaggtaaattattataaaaattagATTTAATTTATTGATAATGATGTTTATtaatttatgatggtttagaggtaTACTTGATCAAATTGTTGTAATCTGCTATATAAAGGCAAGATGTCAACATCTATGTATGCTAGCTTGTTTCCATCAGAAAAATgtaaattattataaaaattagattttttattgataataatatttattaatttatgatTTAAAAAATTGTCTATAgacaaaaaaaatgtattttttttttttttctttttttctttatattttaatattttttgtaaaaataatattttaatttttaacattttttatgTTTGTacataaattaattgaaaaattaaaacttaTAAAAATAATCTCAAATAATTTGAGCCAACTTTCTCTCTAAATATACATGTACCAAGACTAAACCATGCGTGTAGATTTGTCCCTTAAATAAGATAACTCCCATGGTCTAGTCCTCCTAATTCAACTTTTTTTTCTAGTTTTCTTGATTGCATGTTTTCATATGATATAATTATTAATTATCAGCATCTAACTCCAATAATTCAATTAGAGCATTTAAAATCTTATGCTTAAGAGATAATTTCAAGTCATTAGAAAAGATAAACACCATCAAGAAATCACTTTGATATTAAAAtatgcaaaagctaaaaataataattagcaaatatatattttatatttaattacatttctTTCAAATTGTTTTAAATTTGTCTTTAACAATGTTTACTTGTTTCACATAGAATAAATAAAATTAACTAATtcataattatattatttaaattgctCAAAGTCATTTTTTAACTATTTatcataattttttaataaataaagtgAAGAATTCAaacacaaaaatatttttttactttGAGAGTTATATTTTTCTTCCTTAAAccaattattttcaattttttaatctaAAGACCCTTTAGATGGTCTATTATTTTAATCTAAAtggattattttaaaattttaaaaaattctatGACAAAATGTCCACCTTAAATAAATTAAGTCAATATTTTAATAATTGATAAGATAAAATCAACAATTATCCACACAAGAAGGCCCAAAGAATAGATGAAAAAATAGTAATTAAATGGCAAGACATACATTC contains:
- the LOC131032733 gene encoding U-box domain-containing protein 26 — encoded protein: MGKHKATTKLVSPLDCITVQIPYHFRCPISLDLMRDPVILCTGQTYDRSSIEKWVASGNTTCPVTMQSLEDFTLIPNHTLRRLIQEWCVANSSKGIERIPTPKQPADPRMVRSVIQEAASSSGSISARVNALRTLRNLGKECEKNKAILAQEGIVAVLIGIITSPVSGAAGEGEKMRDPIDPTNPTGPKDPDGLQAHSHTQLASDDQLYEEALGLLAFFSINDGERIALAQPHVLEHLSFLLLRGSMEVRVNAAHLIESLTASDSLHELRSVVGNTEGILQGLVRILRENLYPRALKVAIKSLLSLCFIKPNRDKAVSAGAVSALIEGIVDYEKCEAERALATIELLCRTDSGCKALCSHALTVPVLVKIILKVSGRATEYAAGALLVTCNASEALQKEAIQAGILTQLLLLVQSDCTERAKRKAQMLLKLLRNAWPDDSSSPGFGRTDVVPF